The nucleotide window TCCGTTaagtatttattataaatttgaaACATTTGAATCTCctaatttgattaattaataCAACTGTGATTTGAAcctgaattattttattttttgaagaaAGTGAATACCTAGCCAATATGTCACAACTTAGGGTAAAAATGTCTTTAATAAAAGATGTATTTAATAACTTTGTTgatatcaattcaataaaatattaatatatttgaagtttttaattaaaatattttttattttctataaggtgaaaaattaagtaaaagttTCAAGTAATTTTCACTTATAACAGTCAAAGAAGATTTTAAACTTTAAATGTTATCATAAagatataataattaaaaattattaacaatcaattttttttaattttaaatttcaaatgttactataaatatataatatataaaattttatatttatatatcataCCATTCAAATTTATAATATGTATTTGCATTTTCTAGAATATATTTTAATGTATAATATAATTGataaatgttaaaattaataAGTGGACAACCTCTTAGCCTTGCATACAAGTTTGGACTGAAATTCTATAATAGATTCAAAGGGATAAATATCAAagttttatatgaattttaatttaatgtgtaaTGTTATATATGAGttttaattttgtgtaattttatatataaaattttggttTGATTCGATTTTCACATATCACTAACAACATTATCAAATTAGCACAATTTTATAATGTTGATATATTGTATAcacacaattatattaatccaaTATGAGAAGGAATGTAtatgtttatttctttaaatgtgcacaattaaatcaaaattaaaattttatgtataaatatgAACCATAATTCAAGTGCATAATTGTATCGAATCAAAGTTTATGATCAAATTGAATATTAGacaaaaattcatatataaatttaatatttatacataGAATAGAAAAACCTGATTTTATGATGGGCTAGAATAAGTTGAACTTTAATTCAATGGAACTCCTATGAAGGATTGATATGATTTCTTTTAGCGGTCCACTTCACTAATTGCAAAGGTTATGTAAAAGaaataaatttccaaagttatatgtgaatttatctATTGATAAAACCATGGCTAAAAAATGTATATTAATGTTGAATGGGTTATAGTTCGATCAGTATGGGTATTGTTGCTAATATAGGAAGACGTGAATTTAAGTACGTTGAAAtgcattattctcttatttacggataattttaagtattgtgtcaaaaaaagtaaatataattgACGGATCAAAGATAGAAAATGGTTTGAAAAATATCACAAATGATTTTGTTCTTGGCAATATATTCACAAGACAAATATCGAATTGCAATTGCAACTTTTCATATTATGATCTCTATGTACTCCACACAATATAAATGatagtcaattttttttttattatcacaCAAGAGATTTTTGAATGAAATATCACGTGTTCGAAAAGATAAGAAATTTTAAACGTGATTTTAAAATTCCATTAAAATATTTAACGCAAATTTGAAATCATATTAATAGGTTAATAGACCAATTGGCCAAATCCATGAAACTAAACCTAAACATTTAACAATCAAAATTTCAAGATTCGAACAATCCCTAAGTACATGCTtcaatttaaacttttatgaacGCTAACTAAATCTTGTTTTATTAGGTAATTCTTTTTCCAGTacataaatttcataaaatctcAAATTCATCTGTAAAAATTCGAGTTCCCTCATCGCTGATGGATTTTCGACAATGAGACTGATCAATGGGTGGGGCTGATATCCTAGGTAGGTTCAATGTATGCTAACACATACTTTACTTTAGATTTAATACGTGTTTATATGATGTGAATTAATCTAACAATAGCATGTCAGCCCACATCCTGTGAACCCATGATGTTAAGTGATCTTGATGTGCAAACTTGATGCACGAATCGTGTAAAACCTGACCGGGACCCAATCGAATTATGAGTATGTAATAGTGAGTATCATCacattttttcttttctaaagACTTAAAATCAAGGTTTATGGTTATGAATCACGTAAGAACAACAAAAACGGAGTTTTCCTCTCTCGAATCTAGTTTTTCAGCAAAAGGGGAAATCAAAAGGATGAAACTACGGCTTCtactcttaaaaaaaaaaaaaaatggaacgACAGCTCACAGGACCCAAGGGAAAGAAGTCGTGATTTATTCTTGTCTTCTCCTTTTTTTGGCTATTAAGCCCTTAGGCTAATAGCTTCATAAAGACTCCaaattttcctcttctttcaaTCAAGTCCTAGGCTTACACTTTCtcaattttcccttttattttctattcaaTCCTTGGCACAATACCCATTATCAAATAATATGGAATGGAAGCTCATAAGCTTGCCAAATATTCTATTTCTTTTGGTAAGATTCAGGTTTGGATTCTAGTCCAAGTTGTATTTATGGTTAATAAAATACAACACTGTTTTATCAAAATaaacataatttattttatttttctctcaaTTACCCCTATTTAGAGTAAAATAAAGAAAGCCACGTATGCTATAAAACTCTAATCCAAAGATAGTGCTGAGGTTTAAACTTTAATTCTATCGTTTTCCTTTAAACTTCAATAAGCCGTAGAAACTTCACATTTTAATCTTAAAATCTCTGTACATAAATTTGCAGGATGAATTCGGTCACCCTACCGTACTTTACAATCTCTAAAATATCACATAGTTACCAATAGAAATTAGGAATTAGAAATGCAATCTAATCCAGTTATAATTGTTGTATTGCTTTTCCTCAACTGTACGCACAGACTTCCCTCCTTACCGGCACCTGCGTTTCACCTAAGTGCTTGATAGCCGGTAACCGGTCCGGCGTAGATCGGAGTCGGGACGAGAAGTTGACGAAAGGAAGCTCGTCAGCTCGACTCGACTCGTCCTCGAAATTTAGCGCGTAGCTCATGGGATCGTAACTGAAATCAGAGGAGGCGTAGTGCTTGTGCCCTCCTTTCCCGATCCAAGCCATTAGGTTCCTGCACTTTTCCTTAATCAAGTAAGGCGATCTAGGCGATCTAGGCGTCGACCTCGACGACTTCACCTCCTCCAACTGCTCAAATTCATCAACGTCTTCGGTATGCGGCACCGTCGAACAAAAGCAACAGATCGACGATCTCATCTTCTCTTTCAATCTCACTCTTGCCGATGTTGAAATGCAGTTTTCGTTGTACACTTTGCACTAGATTTGCTTTGCTGGTTTGATCTGATAAATTTGGCAATGGTGATGGGAGAAATGGGGGCGGGGAAGGTGAGTATATATAGGTTGAgcggaaaaataaagaaataaatagacGGATAAGACTCGACTTTGGGGGCGAGTATAAAGTAAAGGCAGTTAGCTGGAGAGTGTGACCAAAAAGTATAAAAAAAACCGTGGGTGGAGCGTGGTACCACTGGCTAgtggttttttttcttttccaccttttttttttttttttaggtatcGAAAGTTAAAACCGCGTGAGATTTTCCTGAGGATAAATTGGTAATTATGTATGGATCAAATTGGGATTTTCTCCTATAcatttaaacttaaaaattaaatgctaaaaaaataagttaaaaaaaaaagagtattcaaaatttaaaaaaaatctcagATTGTGTTTTAGCTCAATTGACATGATCATTATTGTCAGTACAAGAGGACGTGGATTTGAGTACACTGGAActcattatcttcctatttaatgGTTGGGGAGTAGCTATAGGAATATAAttagattttttataaaatttaatataattttaaataaaataaaataaatcattaaatttaTTCTCGGTTAAATGATAAGTAAGTCCCTATTTACTTATCAATTTTCGTTGAGGGTTATTAAACATGTTTAAAAAATTAAgctgttaaaaatattaattctcaattgattattttttcaatattttatcaaatagggtcttagtctttatgttttaatgagaataaatctcaaaattatacataaactttaatttaatgtgtaatttgatacatgaattttgatttgatgtaATTATACGCATGAAACTTTGATTGTGGTTTAAAAGTatatttgaaactttaattttgatttaactaTACACATttgaagaaataaatatattaatttattttatattgaataaatataattatttgtgtatgcaatatataaatataaaataatattatattaat belongs to Gossypium arboreum isolate Shixiya-1 chromosome 7, ASM2569848v2, whole genome shotgun sequence and includes:
- the LOC108475137 gene encoding uncharacterized protein LOC108475137, yielding MRSSICCFCSTVPHTEDVDEFEQLEEVKSSRSTPRSPRSPYLIKEKCRNLMAWIGKGGHKHYASSDFSYDPMSYALNFEDESSRADELPFVNFSSRLRSTPDRLPAIKHLGETQVPVRREVCAYS